A stretch of the Desulfatibacillum aliphaticivorans DSM 15576 genome encodes the following:
- a CDS encoding radical SAM protein: MALDVCEIFYGIQGESTYQGMPCVFIRLSGCNLRCRWCDTGYAYDAGLTMSISEIMEKAGQFGCPIVEVTGGEPLLQKETPALVDAFLNIGLLVLLETNGSQDIAKVDSRCIRIVDVKCPSSGMEEHNDYSNLSRMTEKDELKFVIASREDYEFARKRVRLLDFDGCRMNAIHFSPVFGELDPKTLAEWILQDRLEVRLHLQMHKFIWGKDARGV; encoded by the coding sequence ATGGCGCTGGATGTTTGCGAGATTTTTTACGGGATTCAGGGAGAGTCCACGTATCAGGGAATGCCTTGCGTCTTTATCCGCCTGAGCGGGTGCAATTTAAGGTGCCGCTGGTGCGATACGGGTTACGCCTATGACGCGGGCCTGACCATGAGTATCTCGGAAATCATGGAAAAGGCCGGCCAGTTTGGATGCCCCATTGTGGAAGTAACCGGAGGGGAGCCCCTTTTGCAAAAAGAGACTCCGGCCCTGGTGGACGCCTTTTTGAATATAGGCCTTCTGGTGCTTTTGGAAACCAACGGCAGCCAGGACATTGCCAAAGTGGACTCCAGGTGCATCCGCATCGTGGACGTTAAGTGCCCCTCCAGCGGCATGGAGGAGCACAACGATTACAGCAATCTCTCGCGCATGACCGAAAAGGACGAGCTCAAGTTCGTCATCGCCAGCCGGGAGGATTACGAGTTTGCACGCAAGCGGGTTCGCCTGTTGGATTTTGACGGATGCCGGATGAACGCCATCCATTTTTCCCCGGTCTTCGGCGAACTGGACCCCAAGACCCTGGCCGAATGGATTCTGCAAGACCGCCTGGAAGTACGGCTGCATCTGCAAATGCATAAATTCATATGGGGCAAGGACGCTCGCGGCGTGTAA
- the queC gene encoding 7-cyano-7-deazaguanine synthase QueC, with translation MNAIQKEKAVVLLSGGLDSATAMAIAKDMGFQVYALSFSYGQRHTTELEAAKRVAKTLGAVRHQVANIDLTCFGGSALTADLDVPKGRAPEDMEKEIPVTYVPARNTIFLSFALAWAEVLETSHIFIGVNAVDYSGYPDCRPEYIQAFTAMANLATKAGVESRTKIEIHTPLIDLTKAQIIQKGIALGVDYGLTHSCYDPSPEGLACGQCDSCLLRKKGFAEAGVPDPTKYFGG, from the coding sequence ATGAACGCCATCCAAAAGGAAAAAGCAGTTGTTTTATTAAGCGGCGGCCTGGACTCCGCCACGGCCATGGCCATAGCCAAGGACATGGGCTTCCAGGTCTACGCCCTCAGCTTTTCCTACGGACAGCGCCACACCACGGAGCTGGAGGCTGCCAAAAGGGTCGCTAAAACCCTGGGCGCCGTCCGGCATCAAGTTGCAAACATAGACCTGACGTGCTTTGGAGGCTCGGCCCTCACCGCTGATCTCGACGTTCCCAAGGGCCGGGCGCCGGAAGATATGGAAAAGGAAATCCCCGTCACCTACGTTCCCGCCCGGAACACCATATTCCTTTCCTTCGCCCTGGCATGGGCCGAAGTTCTGGAAACCTCGCATATTTTCATCGGTGTGAACGCGGTGGATTACAGCGGATACCCCGACTGCCGCCCCGAATACATCCAGGCCTTTACCGCCATGGCCAATCTGGCCACCAAGGCGGGCGTGGAAAGCCGTACAAAGATCGAAATTCACACCCCCTTGATAGACCTGACCAAGGCGCAAATCATCCAAAAGGGGATCGCCTTGGGCGTGGATTACGGTCTGACCCATAGCTGCTACGACCCCTCGCCTGAAGGCCTGGCCTGCGGCCAGTGCGACTCCTGTCTGCTTCGTAAAAAAGGCTTTGCAGAGGCCGGCGTTCCCGACCCCACTAAGTATTTTGGCGGGTGA